In Harmonia axyridis chromosome X, icHarAxyr1.1, whole genome shotgun sequence, a single window of DNA contains:
- the LOC123686346 gene encoding solute carrier family 12 member 8 isoform X1 produces the protein METNNKNKNKDIDWSRYGLGTETAQRVRANTSGFVDLSNNFEYSAGGHQAFGANELFAEEQGDVPWWKSNFFISQPVLFGTWDGVFTSCLINIFGVIVFLRSGWIVAEAGVLSAVLMVLSTVFIALITVLSSVGICERCRIESGGVYFVIAHVLGSKFGGSLGLLYCFGQAVGCALNVLGFGESMAELIGLGNSIWAVRFIAGAAVLLLGVINVAGVKWVIKLQFILLLILLLAGLDFMVGSFVHTDIEHGFEGWLSNNLKLNMFPNFSPSNNWFIVFGVFFPTITGILSGINMSGDLKAPSTNIPNGSLAAISTGTFLYLVFVIFLGATCKRSFLENDYLIAAKVSAFSVLLLAGLYVSSMSSCLGAMYGTPRVLQSIALENVIPSISILGTGRGPNKVPLYAMSVVAFVTVAFILIGEINVLAPIVTMPFLLTYASVDYAYFALAQTFDIQHQREQRFHKPRVQSSMLGSEENDLDILFPERTRHKTLRGESGSGSPSSPEENDDLALIMAKTHIHSKPKNWYSNLCNRWLSLFGAALKIVIMFLVNWVYAIICITVVFFVWLYIGTANPAVKPGLAAEFRFFKWLRIILLRCMGRRVYDYEQIVVTPVHPGLNVTSSQLNEDNEDFANRRRYHQSATVHGHMVNIDD, from the exons ATGGAGactaataataaaaacaaaaataaggaCATTGATTGGTCTAGATATGGACTTGGTACAGAAACTGCACAAAGAGTTCGTGCTAATACTAGTGGATTTGTAGATTTATCAAACAATTTTGAGTATAGCGCTGGTGGTCATCAAGCTTTTGGGGCAAATGAATTATTTGCAGAAGAACag ggTGATGTGCCTTGGTGGAAATCAAATTTCTTTATATCACAACCTGTTTTATTTGGTACATGGGATGGTGTGTTCACATCATGTTTGATAAATATATTTGGAGTCATAGTTTTTTTGAGATCAGGATGGATTGTAGCAGAAGCAGGAGTTCTGAGTGCTGTGCTAATGGTTTTATCAACAG TATTCATTGCTCTCATAACTGTTTTATCTTCTGTTGGAATATGTGAAAGATGTAGAATCGAGAGTGGTGGAGTTTACTTTGTGATTGCTCATGTACTTGGATCTAAATTTGGAGGGTCTTTAGGACTCCTTTATTGTTTTGGACAG GCTGTTGGATGTGCCCTTAATGTTCTTGGTTTTGGGGAATCTATGGCTGAACTAATAGGTCTGGGAAATTCAATATGGGCTGTACGATTTATAGCAGGAGCAGCAGTACTTTTACTAGGAGTGATAAATGTGGCAGGAGTCAAATGGGTtataaaattacaatttattCTATTATTAATCCTGTTACTAGCAGGTCTTGATTTTATGGTTGGCAGCTTTGTACATACAGACATAG AACATGGATTTGAGGGGTGGCTTTCAAACAACTTGAAATTAAATATGTTTCCTAACTTTAGTCCAAGCAATAATTGGTTCATAGTTTTTGGTGTCTTCTTTCCAACAATAACTGGAATACTTTCCGGAATAAACATGAGTGGAGATCTCAAAGCACCTTCTACGAACATTCCGAATGGATCTTTAGCAGCAATAAGCACAGGCACATTCCTCTACCTcgtatttgtgatatttttagGGGCAACATGCAAAagaagttttttggaaaatgaCTATTTGATTGCAGCAAAAGTATCAGCCTTCAGTGTCTTATTATTAGCAGGGCTGTATGTTTCTTCTATGTCCAGTTGTCTTGGTGCTATGTATGGAACACCTAGAGTCCTGCAATCTATTGCATTAGAAAATGTCATACCAAGTATAAGCATCCTTGGTACTGGG AGAGGTCCAAATAAAGTACCTTTATACGCAATGAGTGTTGTAGCTTTTGTAACAGTAGCTTTTATATTAATTGGAGAAATAAACGTATTAGCTCCTATTGTGACAATGCCATTTTTATTAACATATGCCAGTGTGGATTACGCATATTTTGCCCTTGCACAAACATTTGACATACAACACCAAAGAGAACAGAGATTTCATAAACCAAGGGTTCAAAGCTCCATGTTAGGCTCTGAAGAGAATGACTTGGATATATTATTTCCTGAGAGAACCAGACATAAAACTTTGAGG GGAGAATCAGGCTCAGGAAGTCCCAGTAGCCCAGAAGAAAATGATGATTTGGCATTGATAATGGCTAAAACTCACATTCACTCTAAACCGAAGAACTGGTATTCTAATTTGTGTAATAGGTGGCTATCGTTATTTGGT gctgctttgaaaattgtaataatGTTTTTGGTGAATTGGGTGTACGCTATTATTTGTATAACGGTTGTGTTCTTCGTTTGGTTGTACATAGGTACAGCAAATCCTGCTGTTAAACCTGGATTGGCTGCAGAGTTccggtttttcaaatggttgAGAATTATCTTACTACGTTGTATGGG AAGACGTGTATACGACTATGAGCAAATTGTTGTTACACCAGTTCATCCAGGGCTTAATGTTACATCTTCTCAACTTAATGAAGATAACGAAGATTTTGCTAATAGAAGAAGATACCATCAATCTGCCACTGTTCATGGACATATGGTCAATATCGATGATTGA
- the LOC123686346 gene encoding solute carrier family 12 member 8 isoform X2: METNNKNKNKDIDWSRYGLGTETAQRVRANTSGFVDLSNNFEYSAGGHQAFGANELFAEEQGDVPWWKSNFFISQPVLFGTWDGVFTSCLINIFGVIVFLRSGWIVAEAGVLSAVLMVLSTVFIALITVLSSVGICERCRIESGGVYFVIAHVLGSKFGGSLGLLYCFGQAVGCALNVLGFGESMAELIGLGNSIWAVRFIAGAAVLLLGVINVAGVKWVIKLQFILLLILLLAGLDFMVGSFVHTDIEHGFEGWLSNNLKLNMFPNFSPSNNWFIVFGVFFPTITGILSGINMSGDLKAPSTNIPNGSLAAISTGTFLYLVFVIFLGATCKRSFLENDYLIAAKVSAFSVLLLAGLYVSSMSSCLGAMYGTPRVLQSIALENVIPSISILGTGRGPNKVPLYAMSVVAFVTVAFILIGEINVLAPIVTMPFLLTYASVDYAYFALAQTFDIQHQREQRFHKPRVQSSMLGSEENDLDILFPERTRHKTLRGESGSGSPSSPEENDDLALIMAKTHIHSKPKNWYSNLCNRWLSLFGAALKIVIMFLVNWVYAIICITVVFFVWLYIGTANPAVKPGLAAEFRFFKWLRIILLRCMGRVYDYEQIVVTPVHPGLNVTSSQLNEDNEDFANRRRYHQSATVHGHMVNIDD, translated from the exons ATGGAGactaataataaaaacaaaaataaggaCATTGATTGGTCTAGATATGGACTTGGTACAGAAACTGCACAAAGAGTTCGTGCTAATACTAGTGGATTTGTAGATTTATCAAACAATTTTGAGTATAGCGCTGGTGGTCATCAAGCTTTTGGGGCAAATGAATTATTTGCAGAAGAACag ggTGATGTGCCTTGGTGGAAATCAAATTTCTTTATATCACAACCTGTTTTATTTGGTACATGGGATGGTGTGTTCACATCATGTTTGATAAATATATTTGGAGTCATAGTTTTTTTGAGATCAGGATGGATTGTAGCAGAAGCAGGAGTTCTGAGTGCTGTGCTAATGGTTTTATCAACAG TATTCATTGCTCTCATAACTGTTTTATCTTCTGTTGGAATATGTGAAAGATGTAGAATCGAGAGTGGTGGAGTTTACTTTGTGATTGCTCATGTACTTGGATCTAAATTTGGAGGGTCTTTAGGACTCCTTTATTGTTTTGGACAG GCTGTTGGATGTGCCCTTAATGTTCTTGGTTTTGGGGAATCTATGGCTGAACTAATAGGTCTGGGAAATTCAATATGGGCTGTACGATTTATAGCAGGAGCAGCAGTACTTTTACTAGGAGTGATAAATGTGGCAGGAGTCAAATGGGTtataaaattacaatttattCTATTATTAATCCTGTTACTAGCAGGTCTTGATTTTATGGTTGGCAGCTTTGTACATACAGACATAG AACATGGATTTGAGGGGTGGCTTTCAAACAACTTGAAATTAAATATGTTTCCTAACTTTAGTCCAAGCAATAATTGGTTCATAGTTTTTGGTGTCTTCTTTCCAACAATAACTGGAATACTTTCCGGAATAAACATGAGTGGAGATCTCAAAGCACCTTCTACGAACATTCCGAATGGATCTTTAGCAGCAATAAGCACAGGCACATTCCTCTACCTcgtatttgtgatatttttagGGGCAACATGCAAAagaagttttttggaaaatgaCTATTTGATTGCAGCAAAAGTATCAGCCTTCAGTGTCTTATTATTAGCAGGGCTGTATGTTTCTTCTATGTCCAGTTGTCTTGGTGCTATGTATGGAACACCTAGAGTCCTGCAATCTATTGCATTAGAAAATGTCATACCAAGTATAAGCATCCTTGGTACTGGG AGAGGTCCAAATAAAGTACCTTTATACGCAATGAGTGTTGTAGCTTTTGTAACAGTAGCTTTTATATTAATTGGAGAAATAAACGTATTAGCTCCTATTGTGACAATGCCATTTTTATTAACATATGCCAGTGTGGATTACGCATATTTTGCCCTTGCACAAACATTTGACATACAACACCAAAGAGAACAGAGATTTCATAAACCAAGGGTTCAAAGCTCCATGTTAGGCTCTGAAGAGAATGACTTGGATATATTATTTCCTGAGAGAACCAGACATAAAACTTTGAGG GGAGAATCAGGCTCAGGAAGTCCCAGTAGCCCAGAAGAAAATGATGATTTGGCATTGATAATGGCTAAAACTCACATTCACTCTAAACCGAAGAACTGGTATTCTAATTTGTGTAATAGGTGGCTATCGTTATTTGGT gctgctttgaaaattgtaataatGTTTTTGGTGAATTGGGTGTACGCTATTATTTGTATAACGGTTGTGTTCTTCGTTTGGTTGTACATAGGTACAGCAAATCCTGCTGTTAAACCTGGATTGGCTGCAGAGTTccggtttttcaaatggttgAGAATTATCTTACTACGTTGTATGGG ACGTGTATACGACTATGAGCAAATTGTTGTTACACCAGTTCATCCAGGGCTTAATGTTACATCTTCTCAACTTAATGAAGATAACGAAGATTTTGCTAATAGAAGAAGATACCATCAATCTGCCACTGTTCATGGACATATGGTCAATATCGATGATTGA